A window of the Brassica oleracea var. oleracea cultivar TO1000 chromosome C1, BOL, whole genome shotgun sequence genome harbors these coding sequences:
- the LOC106328031 gene encoding ABC transporter C family member 6-like, translating to MENPLDFLLIQPIYLPLLSFFLNMVLLLILFVSWVYNKKVACENSDDFMAKRSTNMSSTFSKLVVMCCVSLSVFYSVLSLLSCVRWHSNVWTLFDLLLAALTWGTISMYLRGLYIDSHEQKLPYLLRVWWVFYFLISCYRLVVDFALYKKQELVSVHNVVSDLVGVCAGLLLCCSCLWKKGEEGETTTLLEEPFLSENEGCDDEVTTHFSKAGFLSLVSFSWMSPLVTLGNEKIIDSNDVPQVDSSDRAENLFRVFRSQLEWDDGVRRITTFKLVKALFLSVWRDILLSFLFAFVSTMSCYVAPYLMDSFVQYLNGQRQYKHQGYVLVTVFFVAKLVECQTRRHWYFRGGKAGLGMKAVLVSMIYEKGLTLPCHSKQGQGQTSGEIINLMAVDADRLDAFTWFMHDPWILVLQVSLALWILYNSLGLGSVAAFPAFILVMLANYPFAKLEDKFQSNLMKSKDNRMKKTSEVLLNMRILKLQGWEMKFLSKILDLRQVEAGWLKKFVYNSAAMSSVLLTAPSFISATAFGACVLLKIPLESGKILAALAIFQILQSPIYKLPETISMFVQVKVSLGRIASFLCLDDLEKDVVERLTYSEMALEVSNGCFSWDNSSSIPTLREVSFEVSHGMNVAVCGTVGSGKSSLLSSILGEVPKISGTVKVFGSKAYVAQSPWIQSGKVEDNILFGKPMEREWYQSVLEACCLNKDLELLPFHDQTVIGERGINLSGGQKQRIQIARALYQDADIYLFDDPFSAVDAHTGSHLFKEVILGVLKDKTVIYVTHQVEFLPEADLILVMKDGKITQAGRYNEILDSGTDFMELVGAHTDALATVDTYEQGCASSESTTNKEDKEAPKLEKDSGNKPRGQLVQQEEREKGKVGFTVYKKYMALAYGGAVIPIILLVQILFQVLDIGSNYWMTWVTPVSKDVEPPVSGFTLILVYVVLAIASSLCILVRTLLVSMTGFKMATELFTQMHLRVFRASMSFFDVTPMGRILNRASTDQSVVDLRLPGQFAYAAVAAINILGIMGVMIQVAWLVLIIFIPVVAASSWYRQYYISAARELARLAGISRSPLVHHFSETLSGVTTIRSFDQEPRFLSDIMKLSDCLSRLTFHSTGATEWLCFRLELLSTITFALSLVIVVSTPEGTVNPSFAGLAITYALNLNSLQSNLVWTLCELENKMISVERMLQYIDIPSEPSLVIESTRPEKSWPSRGEITISNLQVRYGPHLPMVLHGLTCTFPGGLKTGIVGRTGCGKSTLIQTLFRIVEPTAGEIRIDGIDILTIGLHDLRSRLSIIPQDPTMFEGTVRSNLDPLEEYSDDQIWEALDKCQLGDEVRKKELKLDSSVSENGQNWSVGQRQLVCLGRVLLKRSKVLVLDEATASVDTATVNLIQETLRQHFRDCTVITIAHRISSVIGSDMVLLLDQGLIKEHDSPGRLLEDKSSSFSKLVAEYTTSSESKFSRSC from the exons ATGGAAAATCCTCTCGATTTTCTTCTCATTCAGCCCATCTACTTACCTTTGCTCTCCTTTTTCTTGAATATGGTGCTTTTGCTAATTCTTTTTGTTTCATGGGTATACAACAAGAAGGTAGCTTGTGAGAACAGTGATGACTTCATGGCTAAAAGGTCTACAAACATGTCTTCAACGTTTAGTAAGCTGGTTGTTATGTGCTGTGTGTCGTTATCTGTGTTTTATTCTGTGCTTTCGCTGCTGAGTTGCGTTCGCTGGCATTCAAATGTGTGGACTCTCTTTGATCTTCTGTTGGCTGCGCTTACTTGGGGTACCATCTCCATGTACCTTCGTGGACTATACATTGATTCTCATGAGCAGAAGTTACCATATTTGCTTAGAGTCTGGTGGGTTTTCTATTTCTTGATTTCTTGCTACCGTCTTGTGGTAGACTTCGCTCTATACAAGAAGCAAGAACTGGTCTCAGTTCACAATGTAGTGTCTGACTTAGTGGGCGTTTGCGCTGGCTTGCTTCTCTGTTGTTCGTGCTTGTGGAAGAAAGGAGAAGAAGGTGAGACGACCACCCTTCTCGAAGAACCATTCTTGAGTGAGAATGAAGGCTGTGATGATGAGGTAACTACACATTTCTCAAAAGCTGGTTTTCTAAGCCTCGTGAGTTTCTCTTGGATGAGTCCTTTGGTTACCTTAGGAAACGAGAAAATCATAGACAGCAACGACGTTCCTCAAGTTGACAGCAGTGACAGAGCTGAGAACCTGTTTCGAGTTTTTCGGAGTCAGCTTGAATGGGACGATGGTGTGAGAAGGATCACCACGTTTAAGCTTGTCAAAGCACTCTTCCTCTCAGTATGGCGAGACATTCTCTTGTCATTCCTCTTTGCTTTTGTCTCCACGATGTCTTGCTACGTTGCGCCGTATCTCATGGACAGTTTTGTTCAGTACCTGAACGGTCAAAGGCAATATAAACACCAAGGGTACGTTTTAGTGACGGTTTTCTTCGTCGCCAAGCTTGTGGAATGCCAAACCCGGAGGCATTGGTACTTCAGGGGAGGCAAAGCTGGACTTGGGATGAAAGCGGTTCTAGTTTCAATGATCTACGAGAAGGGCTTGACCCTTCCATGTCATTCAAAGCAAGGACAAGGACAAACTAGTGGCGAGATTATAAACCTCATGGCGGTAGATGCTGACAGGCTAGATGCTTTCACTTGGTTTATGCATGATCCGTGGATACTTGTTCTACAAGTTAGTTTGGCCTTATGGATCTTGTACAATAGCCTCGGACTCGGATCAGTTGCAGCTTTTCCCGCCTTTATTTTAGTTATGCTTGCGAACTATCCCTTTGCGAAGCTGGAAGACAAGTTCCAGAGCAATCTGATGAAGTCCAAAGACAACAGGATGAAGAAAACATCGGAGGTGTTGCTGAACATGAGGATTCTCAAGCTTCAGGGGTGGGAGATGAAGTTTCTTTCCAAGATTCTTGACCTTAGACAGGTCGAAGCAGGCTGGCTTAAGAAGTTTGTGTATAACTCAGCCGCTATGAGCTCTGTTCTGTTGACCGCGCCTTCTTTCATATCCGCAACAGCTTTTGGCGCTTGTGTGTTGCTCAAGATTCCTCTTGAGTCAGGGAAGATACTGGCGGCCCTTGCGATTTTCCAGATTCTGCAGAGTCCAATCTACAAACTTCCTGAGACTATCTCGATGTTTGTTCAGGTTAAGGTGTCTCTCGGCAGGATTGCATCTTTTCTCTGTCTGGATGATTTGGAGAAAGATGTTGTGGAGAGACTTACTTATTCAGAGATGGCTCTTGAAGTTAGCAATGGTTGTTTCTCTTGGGATAACTCTTCCTCAATCCCAACACTCAGAGAGGTGAGTTTTGAAGTGTCTCATGGGATGAATGTAGCTGTTTGTGGTACCGTTGGCTCGGGTAAGTCAAGCTTACTCTCATCCATACTAGGTGAAGTCCCCAAGATATCTGGAACTGTTAAGGTTTTTGGAAGCAAGGCGTACGTTGCGCAATCTCCTTGGATCCAAAGCGGCAAGGTGGAGGATAATATTCTGTTTGGTAAGCCAATGGAAAGAGAATGGTACCAGAGTGTGCTTGAAGCATGTTGTTTGAACAAGGACTTGGAGTTGCTTCCGTTCCATGACCAGACGGTTATTGGGGAAAGGGGTATCAATCTAAGCGGTGGACAGAAGCAGCGTATACAAATCGCTCGTGCTCTCTACCAAGACGCAGATATTTATCTTTTCGATGATCCTTTTAGTGCGGTAGACGCTCATACAGGATCACATCTCTTCAAG GAAGTCATTTTGGGGGTTCTGAAAGACAAGACAGTCATATACGTCACTCATCAAGTTGAATTCCTGCCTGAAGCTGATCTTATACTG GTTATGAAAGATGGAAAGATCACGCAAGCAGGGAGATACAATGAGATTCTCGATTCAGGAACAGACTTCATGGAGCTTGTGGGAGCTCACACTGACGCCTTAGCAACAGTTGATACATATGAACAAGGCTGTGCTTCATCAGAATCAACCACAAACAAAGAAGATAAAGAAGCACCCAAGCTTGAGAAAGATTCTGGTAATAAGCCAAGAGGACAACTAGTCCAACAAGAGGAAAGGGAGAAGGGGAAAGTTGGGTTCACTGTGTACAAAAAATACATGGCGCTAGCATACGGAGGAGCAGTGATTCCTATTATACTGCTAGTACAGATTCTCTTCCAGGTTCTAGACATTGGGAGCAACTACTGGATGACATGGGTGACTCCTGTTTCCAAGGATGTTGAACCTCCGGTGAGCGGGTTCACGTTGATTCTAGTGTATGTCGTTCTAGCCATCGCGAGCTCCTTGTGCATACTCGTCAGAACGTTGTTGGTATCGATGACTGGTTTCAAGATGGCTACTGAACTCTTCACACAAATGCATCTCCGCGTTTTTCGTGCTTCCATGTCGTTCTTTGATGTCACGCCAATGGGAAGAATCTTGAATAGA GCATCTACGGACCAAAGTGTAGTGGACTTGAGATTACCGGGTCAATTTGCATATGCTGCTGTTGCTGCGATTAACATATTGGGGATAATGGGAGTGATGATACAGGTGGCTTGGCTGGTCCTTATCATCTTCATCCCTGTCGTCGCTGCAAGTTCCTGGTACCGG CAATATTACATATCTGCGGCTAGGGAACTCGCGAGACTAGCTGGAATAAGCAGATCGCCTTTGGTACATCATTTTTCAGAAACACTCTCAGGGGTAACAACTATCAGAAGCTTTGATCAAGAACCGAGATTCCTTAGTGACATTATGAAACTCAGCGATTGTCTTTCTCGGCTGACGTTTCATTCAACTGGTGCAACGGAATGGCTCTGCTTCCGCCTTGAACTCTTATCCACTATCACATTTGCGCTATCACTTGTTATCGTAGTTTCTACGCCTGAAGGGACAGTTAATCCAA GCTTTGCAGGATTGGCTATTACATATGCACTCAATCTAAACAGCCTGCAATCAAACTTGGTATGGACGCTTTGTGAGCTCGAGAACAAAATGATATCCGTGGAGAGGATGCTTCAGTACATAGACATCCCCAGTGAACCGTCTCTTGTGATTGAATCAACTCGGCCTGAGAAGTCATGGCCTTCTCGCGGAGAGATTACCATTAGTAATCTCCAGGTGCGGTATGGGCCGCATTTGCCTATGGTGCTTCATGGACTGACGTGTACTTTCCCTGGAGGCTTGAAGACAGGAATCGTTGGAAGAACAGGATGTGGCAAGTCCACTCTGATTCAAACCCTTTTCAGGATTGTGGAGCCAACGGCCGGAGAGATCAGAATCGATGGGATAGATATCTTGACCATTGGGTTGCATGACTTGCGTTCTAGGCTAAGTATCATACCTCAAGATCCGACCATGTTTGAAGGCACGGTTCGTAGCAACTTGGACCCTCTCGAGGAATACAGTGATGACCAAATCTGGGAGGCGCTCGACAAGTGTCAGCTCGGGGATGAAGTGAGGAAGAAAGAGCTGAAACTAGATTCATCTGTTAGTGAGAATGGACAGAACTGGAGTGTTGGTCAGAGACAGCTGGTGTGCTTGGGAAGAGTCTTGCTCAAGAGAAGCAAAGTGTTGGTTCTTGATGAAGCCACTGCTTCTGTAGATACTGCGACTGTTAATCTGATCCAGGAGACTCTGAGGCAGCACTTTAGGGATTGTACGGTGATAACAATAGCGCACAGGATATCTTCTGTTATAGGCAGCGATATGGTCTTGCTCCTAGACCAAG GGCTTATCAAGGAACATGATTCACCGGGGAGATTGCTTGAAGACAAGTCTTCTTCTTTCTCAAAGCTTGTGGCAGAGTACACAACGAGTTCGGAATCCAAATTCAGCAGAAGCTGTTAA
- the LOC106293498 gene encoding uncharacterized protein LOC106293498 gives MTLDQTTNPPIMESKTRHPLHQIADTPTHKLLLKQWLKEEELILNRVSHKESQIDSVRREITQLYIFFFLFHSVSLLLLFHASSSSSLSACKRTWIPSLCALVSSLGLIWAVRYKSEVESHLEKLLEREKEDAKLLRKCVEELKKKGVEFDLLKEVDALRRAKSLRVESKVAVRKWSARDFVTLFFFSVSCLVLAMIRLILCD, from the coding sequence ATGACCTTAGATCAAACCACGAATCCACCAATCATGGAGTCAAAGACTAGACACCCTCTTCACCAGATCGCAGACACGCCAACACACAAGCTCCTCCTGAAACAATGGCTAAAAGAAGAAGAACTCATCCTCAACCGCGTCTCCCACAAAGAGTCTCAGATTGATTCCGTCCGACGAGAGATCACTCAGCTCTACATCTTCTTCTTCCTCTTCCACTCCGTCTCTCTCCTCCTTCTCTTCCACGCTTCCTCTTCCTCTTCTTTATCAGCCTGTAAGAGAACATGGATCCCTTCTCTTTGTGCCCTCGTGTCTTCTCTAGGACTCATCTGGGCCGTGAGGTACAAGTCTGAAGTTGAGTCGCATCTTGAGAAGTTGCTGGAGAGGGAGAAAGAAGACGCGAAGCTGTTGAGGAAGTGCGTTGAGGAGTTGAAGAAGAAAGGTGTTGAGTTTGATTTGCTTAAGGAAGTGGACGCTCTTCGTAGGGCGAAGAGCTTGAGGGTTGAGTCGAAGGTGGCTGTGAGGAAATGGTCCGCGAGGGATTTCGTGACGCTCTTCTTCTTCTCTGTTTCGTGTTTGGTTCTTGCAATGATTAGGCTCATTCTCTGCGATTAG
- the LOC106297411 gene encoding auxin-responsive protein SAUR72, which yields MKYLIRRLSRVADSAHYNLLRSDSQRPSRRPESFLRSSMARRSKKHTSCVPQGYVPVYVGEEMERFVVSAELLNHPVFIGLLNRSAQEYGYEQKGVLQIPCHVLVFERVIESLRLGSTVPSDLQDLIGDETIF from the coding sequence ATGAAGTATCTGATCCGCCGTCTCTCCCGCGTCGCCGACTCCGCTCATTACAACCTCCTCCGGTCCGATTCACAACGACCGAGCCGCCGTCCCGAATCTTTCCTCCGGTCTTCGATGGCTCGCCGCTCAAAGAAGCATACATCATGTGTTCCCCAAGGTTACGTACCGGTCTACGTAGGAGAGGAGATGGAGAGGTTCGTCGTGAGCGCGGAGCTACTTAACCACCCGGTTTTCATCGGTTTGTTAAACCGGTCTGCTCAGGAGTATGGTTACGAGCAAAAAGGAGTTCTACAAATCCCATGCCACGTTCTTGTCTTCGAGCGCGTCATTGAGTCTCTTCGTCTTGGATCAACTGTGCCAAGTGACCTTCAAGATCTAATCGGCGACGAGACGATTTTTTAG
- the LOC106339992 gene encoding glutathione S-transferase T3-like: MANLKNFSKLLFSQIPVDLDSPEPFWFGSQGPDESPVMSAPDVPAKSPVSSPTDVRAKSAVNPNASGSERRKWTPTEDKILIGAWLNTSKDPVMSNEQKSTSFWKRIVEYYNTSPLLTGTIPRETTPCKQRWSRINGDVSKFCGSYDAALREQRSGQNDDDVMKTALDIFFNTVGYKFTMDHCWRELRYDQKWFSHYLAKEAGKEKRKQAVEVDTEEAQGVEPEVRPPGVKAAKASTKKKKSGREEELSRLQGVLEIKEKLSKQKLLDRLLAKKETLSDMENSYSHVGRSHGCIWSLSDGVGFTGDGVGIKGVAVEVTSVGVGSTGVVV; the protein is encoded by the exons ATGGCTAACCTAAAAAATTTTAGTAAACTTCTCTTTAGTCAAATTCCAGTTGACCTTGATTCACCAGAACCTTTTTGGTTCGGTAGTCAAGGTCCTGATGAGTCTCCTGTCATGAGTGCTCCCGACGTTCCTGCTAAGTCTCCTGTGAGCTCTCCTACCGACGTTCGGGCTAAGTCTGCTGTGAATCCAAATGCCTCAGGTTCTGAGAGGAGAAAATGGACTCCCACAGAGGATAAAATCCTTATTGGTGCTTGGCTTAACACCAGTAAGGACCCTGTGATGAGCAACGAGCAGAAGTCCACTTCTTTCTGGAAGCGTATAGTAGAGTACTACAACACAAGTCCTCTCCTCACTGGGACAATACCGAGAGAGACCACCCCTTGCAAGCAGAGGTGGTCTAGGATTAACGGCGATGTATCCAAGTTCTGTGGCTCCTACGATGCGGCTCTGAGGGAGCAAAGAAGTGGGCAAAACGATGATGATGTGATGAAAACCGCCTTGGACATTTTCTTCAACACGGTCGGCTACAAGTTCACCATGGATCACTGCTGGAGGGAGCTGAGATACGACCAGAAATGGTTCTCCCACTATCTTGCTAAGGAGGCTGGAAAGGAGAAGCGCAAACAAGCTGTGGAGGTGGATACAGAAGAAGCCCAAGGTGTCGAACCAGAAGTTAGACCTCCCGGGGTTAAAGCGGCGAAAGCTAGTACCAAGAAGAAGAAGAGTGGCAGGGAGGAGGAGTTGTCGAGGCTACAAGGGGTTTTAGAAATTAAGGAAAAACTGTCTAAACAAAAGCTTCTTGATCGTTTACTAGCTAAGAAAGAAACTCTCTCAGATATGGAAAACA GTTACTCGCATGTGGGAAGGAGTCACGGGTGCATTTGGTCTTTATCTGATGGAGTAGGATTCACGGGTGATGGAGTAGGAATCAAGGGTGTAGCTGTAGAAGTCACGAGTGTTGGAGTAGGAAGCACGGGTGTAGTTGTATGA